A region of Campylobacter sp. RM16189 DNA encodes the following proteins:
- a CDS encoding helix-hairpin-helix domain-containing protein has translation MSELRKIPFVGKSTEADLIALGYSDIASLRYA, from the coding sequence ATGAGTGAGCTTAGAAAAATTCCATTTGTCGGAAAATCTACCGAAGCAGATCTAATAGCTCTTGGATATTCAGATATAGCTTCGCTCAGATATGCTTGA
- the pyrF gene encoding orotidine-5'-phosphate decarboxylase — protein MKLCVALDMPNMEQNLELARKLSGLDVWMKVGLRSYLRDGAKIINEIKKIDDFKIFLDLKLHDIPNTMADAAEVIASLPVDMINIHASAGKRAMSEVMNRLNLLKNRPLVLAVSALTSFNEDGFRIVYNDDIKNFVLKFCVSAYEVGVDGMVCSVFESNMIKDATSCFFLTLTPGIRPFNEDTNDQSRVADLDAAKRENSDFIVVGRPIYEDSNPREICERILSEIEVTNE, from the coding sequence ATGAAACTTTGTGTAGCTTTGGATATGCCTAATATGGAGCAAAATTTAGAGCTTGCTAGAAAGTTAAGTGGCCTTGATGTCTGGATGAAAGTTGGGCTTAGAAGTTATTTAAGAGACGGAGCTAAAATCATAAATGAGATAAAAAAAATAGATGATTTTAAAATTTTCTTAGATCTTAAGCTGCATGATATACCAAACACGATGGCCGATGCCGCAGAAGTGATAGCAAGCTTGCCTGTTGATATGATAAATATACATGCAAGTGCGGGAAAACGGGCGATGAGCGAGGTTATGAACCGTTTAAATTTATTAAAAAATCGTCCCTTGGTTCTTGCTGTATCGGCGCTTACTAGTTTTAATGAGGATGGTTTTAGAATAGTTTATAACGACGATATAAAAAATTTTGTTCTTAAATTTTGTGTTAGTGCTTATGAAGTAGGTGTTGATGGGATGGTTTGTTCGGTATTTGAGAGTAATATGATAAAAGATGCGACATCATGTTTTTTCCTTACTTTAACTCCAGGAATTCGTCCTTTTAATGAGGATACGAACGATCAAAGTAGAGTAGCTGATTTGGATGCCGCAAAAAGAGAAAATAGCGATTTTATCGTAGTTGGCAGACCGATATATGAAGATAGTAATCCTAGGGAAATCTGCGAAAGAATACTATCTGAAATAGAAGTTACAAATGAGTGA
- the nusB gene encoding transcription antitermination factor NusB, protein MATRHQVRQAVISLLYAQEMGSEMSEFKDEFLEEKKIRNEQRNFTTSLYDGVNENLAAIDEILNVHLKEYKIHEIGVVERAILRLGVYEMKFTDTDKAVVINEAIELAKELGSDSAPKFINGVLDAARSDI, encoded by the coding sequence ATGGCAACTCGTCATCAGGTCAGACAAGCCGTCATTTCGCTACTTTACGCTCAGGAGATGGGTAGTGAGATGAGTGAGTTTAAGGATGAGTTTTTAGAGGAAAAAAAGATAAGAAACGAGCAGAGAAATTTCACGACCTCGCTTTATGACGGAGTGAATGAAAATTTAGCCGCTATTGATGAGATCCTTAATGTACACTTAAAAGAGTATAAAATTCACGAAATAGGCGTGGTTGAAAGAGCGATATTGCGTCTTGGAGTGTATGAGATGAAATTTACTGATACCGATAAGGCAGTCGTAATCAATGAGGCGATAGAGCTTGCTAAAGAGCTTGGAAGCGACTCGGCTCCGAAATTTATAAACGGCGTGCTTGATGCCGCAAGGAGTGATATATGA